The stretch of DNA CGCCGGCTATGCCGACAACCAGAAGGTGTTCTTCCTCGACATCGGCAAGGCTTTCCTGCAAGCGGACGGCACGCTGTCGCGCGACATCATGCCGGACCTGCTGCATCCGAACGAGAAGGGTTACGAGATCTGGGCCAAGGCCATGGCGCCAACGCTGCAACAGTTGCTGCCGGGCGCGGAAAAGTATGCGTGGGATAATGTCTCGATCGGCGGCAGCGGCTTTGTCTCCGGCCTGATCACCAGCAAGACCGAGCCGGGCCTGATCTACGCCCGCACCGATGTCGGCGGCGCTTATCGCTGGGACGTAAAAAAAAACGCTGGATTCCGCTGATGGACTGGGTGTCCGATAAGGACACCGGTCTGCTCGGCATCGAATCGCTGGCGATTGACCCGTCATCGCCCAACAAGCTCTACATGACCGCCGGCGTCGCCTACCTGAACGGCGGCGCCAGCGCGGTCCTCAAGTCCGACGATTACGGCAACACCTTCAAGCGCATCGACGTCACCAGCCAGTTCAAGGTACACGGCAACGGCATGGGGCGCGGTAACGGCGAAAAGCTGCAAGTCGATCCGGACAACGGCAAGATCCTGTACGTCGGCACCCGCGCCAACGGCCTGTTCAAGAGCACCGACGAGGGTTTAAGCTGGCATCGTCTGACTGGGCTCGACATCACCACCACCAACAACCAGAACGGCATCAGCCTGGTGCTGCTCGATCACGGCAAAATCTACGTCGGCGTCTCGCGCTTCGGCGAAAATATGTATGTATCGGCCGACGGCGGCCAGACTTTCCGCGCCATGACCGGCGGCCCGCAAAAGCTGATGCCGCATCGCGCGGTGGTGGCGAACGGCAAACTGGTGCTGACCTTCGCCAAAGGCGCCGGTCCGCATGCGGACAAGGCCAAGGACGAGGGGCTGGAGGAGGGCGGCGTGTGGCAGTACGACATCGCCAGCGGCAAGTGGGCGGATATCTCGCCGCCGCTGAACGCCGCCTATACCGGCATCACCGTTGATCAGCGCAATCCGCTGCGCATGGTGGTGTCGACCATCTCGCACTACGACATGCGCGGCGGCATCGGCGACCAGTTCTACGAAACCGTGGATGGCGGCCGCAGCTGGAACAGCATCGTCGCCAAGGGCGTGCAGATCGATTCCAACGGCGTTAGCTGGATTGCCGGCAGCTTCATCCACTGGACCGCCAGCATCGAGTTCGATCCGTTCGACAGCCAGCGGCTGATGGCGGTGTCCGGCAACGGTGTGTTCGTCTCCGATGACATCCACGGCGACAAGCCGGTGTGGAAGTTCGAGGACATCGGCCTGGAAGAATCGGTGCCGCTGAACCTAGTCAGCATTCCCGGCGGCCCGGTCATTTCGGCGATCGGCGATTACGATGGCTTCCGCCATACCGACGTCACGCATTATTCGCCGATCCACACGCCGACCATGGGCACGACCTGGGGACTGGATTATGCCGCGCGCAATCCGAACGTAGTGGTGCGCGCCGGCAAAGCGATGTATCTCTCGAAAGACATGGGGGTGACGTGGGCGAAGACCGCCAGCATGCAGGGCGCGCAGGGCCAGGTGGCGCTGAGTGCGGACGGCAAGGTCATCGTGCACTGCCCGGAAAAGTCCAGCACCTGCTACCGCTCTGCCGACGAGGGCGCGACCTGGTCCGAGGTCGCGGGTTTGCATACGGAGCGAGGCCGCGCCGTCGCCGATCCCGTTGATGCCCGCAAATTCTATGCACTGGCTGGTGACCGACTGCTGGTCAGCACCGATGGCGGCGCCAGCTTCGCGCCAACAAAAGCGCGGTTGGCCTCGGCGCGCGGTTCCAAAACCGTGCGCGCCATGCCGGGCCGTAGCGGCGACGTCTGGGTGGCGCTGTACGACGGTGGCCTGGCACGCTCCACCGATGCCGGCGCCAGTTTCGCCAGCTTGCCCGGCGTCAGCTATGCGGCGGCGGTCGGTTTCGGCAAGGCCGCGCCGGGGGCCAGCGACCCCACGGTCTACATCTGGGGCGAGGTTGGCGGCGTGCGCGGCGTGTTCCGCTCCATCGACAGCGGCGCCAGCTGGCTGCGCATCAATGACGACCAACATCAATATGGCGGCCCCGGCGACGCCCAGTTCGTCGTAGGCGATATGAACACCTTTGGTGTTGTCTATATGAGCACAGCGGGCCGGGGCATTGTGTTCGGTAAGCCGAAAACGTAATTTCCTTAAGGTATTTAGTCAAATTCGTTATGGATGAAGCGAAATTTTTCATATCTGCACCACGCGGGCGGGCTGTAGTATCAAGACGGCCAAATTCGTCCTGGAGCGGGGTAGTAGAGATGCAGATGAAGTCACACCGGATTGCGCTACTGTTCAATGCAAACAAAATCTTCGACCGCGAGGTCATCGCGGGCATCGCCGCGTACCTGAGTTCCACGCGCGCCAGCTGGGATTTGTTCCTGGAAGAGGACTTCCGCCTGCGCCTGCCCGGCATCGAGAGCTGGCAGGGCGACGGCATCATCGCTGACTTCGACGATCCCGCCGTGGCCGAGGCCCTGACGCGCAGCCGCGTGCCGGTGGTGGCGGTGGGCGGCTCGTACGAGAATCAGGCCGCCTATCCGGACGACGTGCCCTATGTCGCCACCGACAATTTCAAGCTGATTAAAATGGCGCGCGATCACCTGATCGAGGCCGGCCTGCGCCACTTCGCCATGTTTTCGCTGCCGGAAGCGCAGACCAACCGCTGGGCGCAGGAGCGTGAACACGCCTTCCGCACGCTGATGGGACAGGACAAGATGGAGCCGCATATCTACCGCGGCCTGGGCACCAGCGCGCCGTCGTGGGATGCGGCGGTGGAGCAGCAGATCCAGTGGCTGCATAGCCTGCCCAAGCCGGTCGGCATCATCGCTGTGACGGATGCGCGCGCGCGCCA from Duganella dendranthematis encodes:
- a CDS encoding WD40/YVTN/BNR-like repeat-containing protein codes for the protein MDWVSDKDTGLLGIESLAIDPSSPNKLYMTAGVAYLNGGASAVLKSDDYGNTFKRIDVTSQFKVHGNGMGRGNGEKLQVDPDNGKILYVGTRANGLFKSTDEGLSWHRLTGLDITTTNNQNGISLVLLDHGKIYVGVSRFGENMYVSADGGQTFRAMTGGPQKLMPHRAVVANGKLVLTFAKGAGPHADKAKDEGLEEGGVWQYDIASGKWADISPPLNAAYTGITVDQRNPLRMVVSTISHYDMRGGIGDQFYETVDGGRSWNSIVAKGVQIDSNGVSWIAGSFIHWTASIEFDPFDSQRLMAVSGNGVFVSDDIHGDKPVWKFEDIGLEESVPLNLVSIPGGPVISAIGDYDGFRHTDVTHYSPIHTPTMGTTWGLDYAARNPNVVVRAGKAMYLSKDMGVTWAKTASMQGAQGQVALSADGKVIVHCPEKSSTCYRSADEGATWSEVAGLHTERGRAVADPVDARKFYALAGDRLLVSTDGGASFAPTKARLASARGSKTVRAMPGRSGDVWVALYDGGLARSTDAGASFASLPGVSYAAAVGFGKAAPGASDPTVYIWGEVGGVRGVFRSIDSGASWLRINDDQHQYGGPGDAQFVVGDMNTFGVVYMSTAGRGIVFGKPKT